One Armatimonadota bacterium genomic window carries:
- a CDS encoding HAMP domain-containing protein has translation MKRFFWSLYISLFIGVALTVLLQFVFLLSVSTRSFGFRHFQEMSASTMQAPGTLAAKYLEEQGPDACRAYLRSLGTSKELSYGLVSNGVGYGDLQEGWRSVYEASLKKQGREVRFSMTGPISAASYIGGTSRSVFIVQAPPLGSPLTLIRVFLIIAVPVLMCLIVARRYALPVERLRAAAHRIANGDLSARAGEGKRRFAELEDLTTDFDQMATTLEEQAKEQTRFLADVSHEIRSPVARMKLVNELLRKNPPNREDLLDRLDQDCERLGWMVGQLSSLSRLDHHQVLDTREYDLAGLAQSVVEQYSLEASAKKVSLSYEGPLSLSQHGEPGSIYSALENLVRNALRFAPASTAVTVHLSTLDHWAALQVLDQGPGAPEEIVNRLTKPFYRGVDQPAGGQDGLGLGLAIAGRAAKANHGTLELKNRPEGGFSATIKLPLLKA, from the coding sequence ATGAAGCGCTTTTTCTGGTCTCTCTACATTTCTCTGTTCATCGGCGTCGCCCTGACGGTCCTACTCCAATTCGTCTTTCTGCTTAGCGTTTCGACGCGATCGTTTGGTTTTCGGCATTTCCAGGAGATGAGCGCGTCCACGATGCAGGCTCCCGGGACTCTCGCCGCCAAGTATTTGGAAGAGCAGGGGCCCGATGCTTGCCGAGCCTATCTCCGCTCTCTAGGAACCTCGAAGGAACTTAGTTACGGTCTTGTCTCGAACGGGGTGGGTTACGGCGACTTGCAAGAAGGTTGGCGGAGCGTCTACGAAGCCAGTTTGAAGAAGCAAGGAAGGGAGGTCAGATTCTCGATGACCGGCCCGATCTCGGCTGCTAGCTATATTGGTGGCACGAGCCGCTCCGTCTTCATTGTCCAAGCTCCTCCGCTTGGCAGTCCACTCACCCTCATTCGGGTGTTCCTCATCATTGCGGTGCCGGTGCTGATGTGTCTTATCGTGGCTCGTCGATACGCGCTCCCGGTTGAACGCCTTCGTGCCGCTGCCCATCGGATCGCGAACGGCGACTTATCCGCCCGGGCCGGTGAAGGAAAGCGAAGATTCGCCGAACTGGAAGACCTTACGACCGACTTTGACCAGATGGCGACCACTCTTGAAGAACAGGCCAAGGAGCAGACCCGCTTTCTTGCCGACGTATCGCATGAAATTCGGTCTCCGGTCGCGCGCATGAAGCTGGTCAACGAACTGCTGCGGAAGAATCCGCCCAACCGAGAAGACCTACTGGATCGACTGGATCAGGATTGTGAACGCCTTGGATGGATGGTGGGACAGTTATCCTCGCTGTCTCGCCTCGATCACCACCAGGTTCTCGACACCCGCGAATACGACCTCGCCGGCCTGGCTCAGAGTGTGGTGGAGCAGTACTCGCTGGAGGCATCGGCCAAGAAGGTTTCGCTGAGCTACGAAGGTCCACTATCCCTTAGTCAGCACGGCGAACCTGGGTCGATCTATTCCGCCTTGGAAAACTTAGTTCGCAACGCGCTCCGATTCGCCCCCGCCAGCACGGCGGTAACGGTCCACCTCTCGACCTTGGACCATTGGGCAGCCCTCCAGGTGCTCGACCAAGGTCCAGGCGCACCAGAAGAGATCGTCAACCGCTTGACGAAGCCGTTCTATCGTGGCGTAGACCAACCGGCGGGAGGCCAGGATGGTTTGGGCTTGGGTCTTGCCATCGCCGGAAGAGCGGCAAAGGCCAACCACGGCACTTTGGAACTTAAGAACCGACCCGAAGGCGGCTTTTCCGCAACCATCAAACTCCCTTTGCTGAAGGCATAA
- a CDS encoding LacI family DNA-binding transcriptional regulator gives MGTKRNQNRATLQAVADKAGVSVTTASLVLSGKHEIRRISENAQGRVLKAAAELNYAPNMLVRSLRKGRSHIISFYNGFRHRKSSDLYMDKLATSIEYAGGSHGYDVLVQCNYQRSNQESYEFLNGGMADGVLMFAPDTKDPLMELLRRSDLPVVLLNTRDHAGMFPSVADDNDTGLKILAKTLVDLGHSNIAAFSSEGSDIRDAETRVRNLGKWLAKRGIKELMVCEHVHAEAIDEVLQKLLGQPTPPTALFCWHDKLAYSVLDACERIGVSVPSQLSVIGYDGIRWPARSGHVAASIHVDLEILAEMGVRILDRYVSGYDGPLIEETLPISLSPGTTLGPTPVLLKGETS, from the coding sequence ATGGGAACGAAGAGGAACCAAAATAGGGCAACGCTGCAGGCAGTAGCCGATAAGGCCGGAGTTTCGGTCACGACGGCTTCCCTGGTTTTAAGCGGGAAACATGAGATTCGCCGAATCTCGGAAAACGCCCAAGGCCGCGTATTGAAAGCCGCTGCGGAACTGAATTACGCGCCGAACATGCTCGTCCGCTCCCTTCGCAAAGGGCGCTCCCATATCATCTCCTTCTACAACGGCTTCCGACATCGCAAAAGCAGTGACCTGTACATGGACAAGCTGGCGACGTCGATCGAGTACGCCGGCGGTTCGCACGGATACGACGTGTTGGTCCAATGCAACTACCAGCGGAGTAACCAGGAGAGCTACGAATTCCTCAACGGTGGCATGGCAGACGGTGTGCTGATGTTCGCTCCCGACACGAAGGACCCGCTGATGGAGCTCCTGCGCCGAAGCGATCTCCCCGTGGTTCTGCTCAACACTCGCGATCACGCGGGCATGTTCCCTTCCGTGGCAGATGACAACGACACCGGACTCAAGATTTTAGCCAAAACGCTGGTCGACCTCGGCCACTCAAACATTGCAGCATTCAGTAGCGAAGGCAGCGACATCCGCGACGCCGAAACCCGCGTCCGCAATCTGGGTAAATGGCTGGCCAAACGGGGCATCAAGGAACTGATGGTCTGCGAACACGTTCATGCCGAGGCCATCGACGAGGTGCTACAGAAGCTCCTGGGTCAACCCACCCCCCCGACAGCTCTATTCTGCTGGCATGACAAACTGGCCTACAGCGTGCTCGATGCCTGCGAGCGCATCGGCGTTTCTGTTCCCAGTCAGCTTTCCGTTATCGGCTACGACGGTATTCGCTGGCCTGCTCGATCTGGCCATGTCGCGGCGTCCATTCACGTCGATCTGGAAATTCTGGCGGAAATGGGTGTCCGCATTCTGGATCGCTACGTCAGCGGCTACGACGGCCCGCTGATCGAAGAAACCCTTCCAATTTCACTCTCCCCTGGGACCACGCTTGGCCCCACCCCGGTTTTGCTCAAAGGTGAGACATCATGA
- a CDS encoding IS1595 family transposase produces MLAEGNMNFANFPRTTLEFHDTFGTEEACRDYLFSVRWPNGFVCPHCGFQMAYLRTKREEWICASCDKATSLRSGTVLHNSRKPLREWLTALFYVISSKQSISALELKRVMGFGSYNTALRWLREIRRAISKEMDGRPPLTGAVEADLMVFGSKKEGANLAGLSDPTKTIVAGAVEQRKSGSGRARLRLVTSNKTIAKEVRTFQSDQIAPGSIIFSDGSPYRSPQFFHAPMVAYKENQSNRMRDGSKVAEGYLPRIHRVFSLLKRILRGCHQGSFSKRHIQGYLDEYCFRFEGRRFSTPLAMLPELATAVMSVKAVPYWRSSGRPTPNASTRKANREWIDFGTELQEGFTWAQQGT; encoded by the coding sequence ATGCTTGCGGAGGGGAATATGAATTTTGCTAATTTCCCCAGAACGACGCTGGAATTCCACGACACTTTCGGAACGGAAGAGGCTTGTCGCGACTACTTGTTCAGCGTTCGTTGGCCAAACGGCTTTGTATGTCCTCATTGCGGATTCCAGATGGCTTATCTTCGCACTAAGCGCGAAGAATGGATTTGTGCTTCTTGCGACAAGGCAACCTCCCTTAGGTCCGGAACCGTTCTGCACAATTCGCGAAAGCCGCTCCGTGAGTGGCTCACAGCGTTGTTCTACGTTATCAGTTCCAAGCAGAGCATTAGTGCGCTGGAATTGAAACGGGTGATGGGTTTTGGAAGCTATAACACCGCTTTGCGCTGGCTCCGGGAAATCCGTCGAGCAATCAGCAAAGAAATGGATGGCCGCCCACCATTGACGGGGGCGGTCGAAGCCGACTTGATGGTATTTGGCTCCAAAAAGGAAGGTGCCAACCTCGCTGGTTTATCCGACCCAACTAAAACCATCGTTGCGGGTGCGGTTGAACAGCGAAAATCTGGAAGCGGCCGCGCGAGACTCAGACTCGTCACAAGCAACAAGACCATCGCTAAAGAGGTCCGCACATTTCAGTCAGACCAAATTGCACCTGGCTCAATTATCTTTTCAGACGGCAGTCCATATCGTTCTCCGCAGTTCTTCCATGCTCCCATGGTTGCCTACAAGGAAAACCAGTCAAACAGAATGCGCGACGGTAGCAAAGTCGCAGAAGGATATTTGCCTAGAATTCACCGCGTCTTCTCCTTGCTGAAAAGGATTCTCAGGGGATGTCATCAAGGTTCATTTTCGAAGCGTCATATCCAGGGCTATTTGGACGAGTATTGCTTCCGGTTTGAAGGAAGAAGATTCTCAACGCCATTGGCAATGCTTCCTGAACTTGCCACGGCCGTAATGAGCGTTAAGGCAGTTCCATATTGGCGGTCCAGTGGTCGACCCACACCAAATGCGTCCACGAGAAAAGCAAATCGGGAATGGATTGACTTTGGGACTGAACTGCAGGAGGGCTTCACATGGGCACAGCAAGGAACGTAA
- a CDS encoding PDZ domain-containing protein — protein MCVALALTALVMASCSSVGHASQGVAMEANLVGSWKSQELGTIYNFKSDGSYTDSNGNVLKYAVDYPYLVVTGPSGAKISLTIVDYNYSAKPKSLALRDGNGFVEHLIELGATANQVTSGRSAENAKPSGIGVSLEPILASNAQECGLSPGQGWYVNSISKGGPAWNSGIRAGDFLIAANGSILNSFNSGDPLADATFGKHPGDAITLLTYRRDASGKLWRYENNVVLK, from the coding sequence ATGTGTGTTGCATTAGCGTTAACCGCTTTGGTGATGGCATCCTGCTCATCGGTTGGACACGCTTCGCAAGGCGTCGCCATGGAGGCCAACCTAGTGGGCTCGTGGAAGAGCCAAGAACTTGGAACGATTTATAACTTTAAGTCAGATGGTTCGTATACGGATTCCAACGGCAACGTGTTGAAGTACGCAGTCGACTATCCATACCTTGTGGTGACTGGACCCTCTGGAGCCAAAATTTCTTTGACCATCGTGGACTACAACTACTCGGCTAAGCCAAAATCTCTGGCTTTGCGTGATGGAAATGGCTTCGTCGAGCATTTGATTGAGCTGGGAGCGACTGCGAATCAAGTCACATCAGGGCGGAGTGCCGAGAATGCCAAGCCAAGTGGGATTGGTGTGAGTCTTGAACCGATACTTGCGTCAAACGCTCAGGAGTGCGGCTTGTCTCCTGGCCAGGGCTGGTACGTCAATTCAATTAGCAAGGGAGGTCCAGCATGGAACAGCGGAATTCGAGCAGGAGACTTCCTTATTGCGGCCAACGGAAGCATCCTCAACAGCTTTAATTCGGGTGACCCATTGGCCGACGCCACATTCGGTAAGCATCCAGGAGACGCCATTACGCTACTGACATATCGACGCGACGCCAGCGGGAAACTATGGCGATATGAAAACAATGTCGTCCTGAAGTAG
- a CDS encoding prepilin-type N-terminal cleavage/methylation domain-containing protein, whose protein sequence is MKQSTQRPSSKAFTLIELLVVIAIIAILAAILFPVFAQAKLAAKKASDLSNTKQLALGIYMYGSDVDDTYPFCWGWNSEWRPWHIQVAPYVKNLQIWRSPVDNWNRGNTSTYPAIDPANCSDPNKPAIGVTYSMNYTWPAGGWGWSSNDEQELMSPTSSAGGASQTSVPSVATTIIMAPRPNWYHQWCQGWATEVFFNYGEFTMQGGGQKMFGNGTNYGFCDGHSKFMAPAATLVPQGAQSGMAKPADWPSGTDWPWPVGMWDKRQ, encoded by the coding sequence ATGAAACAATCAACGCAGAGACCATCATCCAAGGCGTTCACACTTATCGAACTCCTTGTCGTCATCGCGATCATCGCAATTCTTGCGGCGATCCTCTTCCCCGTCTTCGCTCAGGCGAAGCTCGCAGCCAAAAAGGCCAGCGACCTCTCCAACACCAAGCAGCTCGCACTCGGAATTTATATGTATGGTTCCGATGTGGACGACACCTATCCCTTCTGCTGGGGATGGAATTCCGAATGGAGACCGTGGCATATTCAGGTTGCACCTTACGTCAAGAACCTGCAAATCTGGCGCTCGCCGGTTGACAACTGGAATCGTGGCAATACCTCCACTTACCCCGCCATCGATCCTGCCAACTGTAGCGATCCCAACAAGCCCGCGATCGGTGTGACCTATTCCATGAACTACACCTGGCCCGCAGGCGGTTGGGGTTGGTCGTCCAACGACGAGCAGGAACTGATGTCGCCGACGTCCTCGGCCGGCGGCGCATCGCAGACGTCCGTTCCTTCGGTTGCGACCACGATCATTATGGCCCCGCGACCGAACTGGTACCACCAGTGGTGCCAAGGTTGGGCGACGGAAGTCTTCTTCAACTACGGCGAATTCACCATGCAGGGTGGTGGACAGAAGATGTTCGGCAACGGAACCAACTATGGCTTCTGCGACGGACACTCGAAGTTCATGGCCCCCGCCGCAACCCTCGTCCCACAGGGCGCTCAGTCTGGAATGGCCAAGCCGGCCGACTGGCCGTCTGGAACCGACTGGCCGTGGCCGGTTGGTATGTGGGATAAGCGACAGTAA
- the mqnC gene encoding dehypoxanthine futalosine cyclase, which translates to MAFTTSPGISIDTIADKVYANQRISSEEAKFLFDHPNPVEVAALANFRREQRTDPNTVTYIVGRILNYTNVCWVRCKFCAFYRPPGNDEGYTHSDEAILEKVQDTVDKGGVEILFQGGLNPALKIDYFERVFSKVMERFPNVILHALSPAEIIYVAHISRLTLPETLKRLHAAGLHSIPGAGGEILVDRVRNIIAPYKDKTEDWLACMRTAASMGLKGTASMMFGHVETIDDRIEHLSRIRDLQDECSPFRAFVTWNFQPEDTKLQIPQKASAADYLRTLAVSRIFLDNFDNIQLSILTQGPKIAQMGLKYGANDFGSVMIEENVVSAAGNKFILNAEEFERLIVDAGYTPHRRNTRYELV; encoded by the coding sequence ATGGCGTTCACAACTTCTCCCGGCATCTCGATCGACACGATTGCAGATAAGGTTTACGCCAACCAGCGCATCTCCAGCGAAGAAGCAAAGTTTCTTTTCGACCATCCAAATCCAGTCGAAGTCGCCGCGCTGGCGAACTTCCGACGCGAGCAGAGGACCGACCCGAACACCGTCACCTACATCGTCGGGCGCATCCTCAATTACACGAACGTGTGCTGGGTGCGGTGCAAATTCTGCGCCTTCTACCGGCCGCCGGGCAACGACGAAGGCTACACCCACTCGGACGAAGCTATCCTAGAAAAGGTCCAAGATACGGTCGATAAGGGCGGTGTTGAAATTCTCTTCCAGGGCGGCCTCAATCCAGCGCTGAAGATCGACTATTTCGAGCGCGTCTTCAGTAAGGTCATGGAGCGATTCCCGAACGTGATCCTCCACGCCCTCTCTCCGGCCGAGATCATCTACGTCGCCCACATCTCCCGACTGACGCTCCCCGAGACACTGAAGCGGCTCCACGCCGCGGGTTTGCACTCCATTCCCGGCGCCGGTGGCGAGATTCTTGTGGACCGCGTGCGCAACATCATCGCCCCCTACAAGGACAAGACCGAGGACTGGCTGGCGTGCATGCGCACAGCGGCTTCGATGGGGCTCAAGGGCACGGCGTCAATGATGTTTGGCCACGTCGAGACAATCGACGACCGAATCGAGCACCTCTCGCGCATCCGTGATCTCCAAGACGAGTGCTCGCCGTTTCGAGCCTTTGTCACTTGGAACTTCCAGCCGGAGGACACCAAGCTTCAGATTCCACAGAAGGCTTCAGCGGCCGACTATCTGCGAACGCTGGCGGTCTCGCGAATATTCCTCGACAACTTCGATAACATCCAGCTTTCGATTCTGACCCAGGGTCCAAAGATCGCCCAGATGGGCCTCAAGTACGGTGCAAACGACTTCGGAAGCGTGATGATCGAGGAGAACGTGGTCTCGGCGGCAGGTAACAAATTCATTTTGAACGCCGAGGAGTTCGAGCGGCTGATCGTCGATGCCGGATACACCCCGCACCGACGAAACACCCGCTACGAACTGGTCTAG